The region GAATGCCTTTTTAGGGACTGCGGATTTCAAGCCTAATCCTGAGCACCCTTTCGTGGACCTGTCAGGTATGTGGgttcttttcttatataaatgCATTGTTGATGGAATACATTTGTTCTGCAAGTTAGCATGACAATGTGGTACTGAAGGGCGAAGATATCGAGTCGGAACAATCTACGGGAAGAAAGTCATCTATGTGAGATGTGGGATTGGAATggtaaatcattttcttttattcacTCCAATTAATGCATCAAGTTTGAAGTTATATGGCACgtctccaaaagaaaaaaaaaaaattcagtataGTACAGGAGAGCTTGTTAGACTAGAAAATTCATAGCTGCAGAAGAAACATGGCAATGTTTACTGAACACGTTGCCACCCTCGAGCTGATTTAAATGTGCTGCTGGTTCAATCAGGTCAATGCTGCTGCGGTGACACAACAAATGCTGGATCTGTTTCATGTAGCCGGGATTGTCCATTTTGGGATTTCTGGCAATATCAACAATTCTATGTCCATTGGAGATGTTAGCATCCCCAAACAGTTTGCTAATACTGGCCTTTGGAATTGGCTGGTGTGAATTCATAAATATTCTTACGCTGTAGTTTTGACCTCTTTCAATCATATTTTCAACTTCACGTATACAGAATTTTGTGATTTGTAGAACCCAAAAGGAACTGTGGACCCTGATGATGTCGCTCAATTAGAGGTTGGAAAATATAATGTGCCTAAAGGAGACGGTGTGAATCTGTTAGGAAAACTCAGTTACAGTCCCGAGCAGTTATTTTCAGTGTCAAGGGAGCCTAATGATGCTATGACCCTGTTTTGGGCAGGAGTGAGTCAGCACTGGCTTAAGCTCGCTTCTAGTTTGGAGGTTAGACATACATATCCCGTCTCTCAGATTTTTCCAATTTGCTAATATTTCTTTCCTCAAAGTTATAGCTAAGATAAAATGCAGGCTACTCTTTGCTATTTGATACACAATTTCCTACACAAGCCTCTCTTACAGATTAGTTTCAATGTATCGTTCAATCTTCTTCAGGGGATGGAACTGGAGAAGTGTGTTAATTCAAGCTTGTGCCTTCCACAAAAGCCCAAGCTAGTTGTTGGGCTCAAGGGCTCAACCGCAGACATTTTCGTGGACAACGCAGCTTACAGGGATTTCCTTTATAAGGCTTTTGGGGTTTCATCAGCTGATATGGAGAGCTCTGCTGTAGTGATGGCAAGTTTTTCTTCCCTTTGATCTTAATTACTTAatatgttctttatttttccattcGGTGTTGAATGTATCAAGTTTTGATTAGGTTGATAAGCATCAGCATAAACATATTCATTGTATTGAATTTGAACCTTGTTCAAATCCTGGCTATCTATTCTGAAATTACAAGATCCAACAGGTTGTTTCATTATCAACTGAAGAAATTAATACTATTGCTATTCCAGACTTGCTTGTCAAATGGTATCCCTGTGATTGTCATCAGAGGGATGTCAGATTTAGCTGGAGGACAATCAGGAGAGAATGCAATGGACACATATGGTTCGCTTGCAGCTCTGAATACTGCCAAGGCTGTTCTTAAATTTATCAGCAAGCTACCGGGATATAATTCTCGATAGAGTTATGCTTTAAAGCATTGTTTCGCATTGGTCAGTTGCAATAATAAGAAATATGAGTGACAAGTT is a window of Populus nigra chromosome 10, ddPopNigr1.1, whole genome shotgun sequence DNA encoding:
- the LOC133704063 gene encoding bark storage protein A-like is translated as MAAKLVTLPYFASVVLTCLVVVSVSAITSKKINSLKLTKQVNSKGPYIGLLTVFPPEENAFLGTADFKPNPEHPFVDLSGRRYRVGTIYGKKVIYVRCGIGMVNAAAVTQQMLDLFHVAGIVHFGISGNINNSMSIGDVSIPKQFANTGLWNWLNPKGTVDPDDVAQLEVGKYNVPKGDGVNLLGKLSYSPEQLFSVSREPNDAMTLFWAGVSQHWLKLASSLEGMELEKCVNSSLCLPQKPKLVVGLKGSTADIFVDNAAYRDFLYKAFGVSSADMESSAVVMTCLSNGIPVIVIRGMSDLAGGQSGENAMDTYGSLAALNTAKAVLKFISKLPGYNSR